A window of the Phytoactinopolyspora mesophila genome harbors these coding sequences:
- the dhaM gene encoding dihydroxyacetone kinase phosphoryl donor subunit DhaM, whose translation MSVGIVLVSHSPALAAATAELASSLAGAEVPIAPAGGTEDGGMGTSIDLISAAVTEADKGDGVLILMDMGSSVLTAKTLLADLEDEDNAPVVRLADAPFVEGAVAAAVLASTGADLEAVAHSAEQGWAMRKL comes from the coding sequence ATGAGTGTGGGGATCGTTCTGGTCTCTCACAGTCCGGCGCTCGCGGCAGCCACCGCGGAGCTGGCGAGTTCTCTGGCCGGCGCGGAGGTTCCGATCGCACCCGCCGGAGGAACTGAAGATGGCGGCATGGGAACGAGCATCGACCTGATCAGCGCCGCTGTGACTGAGGCGGACAAGGGTGACGGCGTGCTCATCCTGATGGATATGGGCAGTTCGGTGCTGACGGCCAAGACATTGCTCGCCGACCTCGAAGACGAGGACAACGCTCCCGTGGTCCGCCTTGCCGACGCACCGTTCGTCGAAGGTGCCGTGGCCGCTGCCGTGCTGGCCTCCACCGGAGCCGACCTGGAGGCCGTAGCGCACAGCGCTGAACAGGGCTGGGCGATGCGCAAGCTCTGA
- a CDS encoding FAD-dependent oxidoreductase: protein MSEDREIHTDVVVVGAGLGGVAAALAAARAGLRVVLAEETDWIGGQLTAQGVPSDEHPWIEQFGCTASYRQLRDGIRDYYRRWYPLTPEARARRALNPGNGKVSPLCAEPRVSLAVLEGMLAPSRADGRLDVRLRHRPVAATVDDDTVTSVTLHDLDGNRTLTVTAPYVLDATETGELLPLTGTEYITGFESQDDTGEPSAPRERQPLNMQAVSWCFAVDHRPGEDHTIDKPDQYGFWRDYQPPYWPDRMFSMVAPSPQTLEPAPRYFLPHDDDPARGADRDLWAFRRILARDNFAPGAFASDVVIVNWPMIDYLEGPLFEVDADEAAKHAVGARQMSRSFLYWMQTEMPTPDGGTGLRGLRLRGDVFGTTHGLAKAPYIRESRRIAAEYTIVEQDVSLALRGQQGAKAYPDSVGIGSYRIDLHPSTGGDNYIDVGSLPFQIPLGALLPVRTRNLLPAAKNIGTTHITNGCYRLHPVEWNVGESAGLLAAYCLTHKVTPHQVRADDIHLAAYQKALTEHGVELAWPTVYGY, encoded by the coding sequence ATGAGCGAAGACAGGGAGATACACACCGACGTCGTGGTCGTGGGCGCTGGCCTGGGCGGGGTGGCCGCCGCGCTGGCCGCGGCACGGGCTGGACTGCGCGTCGTTCTCGCCGAGGAGACCGATTGGATCGGCGGACAGTTGACGGCCCAGGGCGTGCCGTCGGATGAGCACCCGTGGATCGAGCAGTTCGGCTGCACCGCGAGTTATCGTCAGCTGCGCGACGGCATCCGGGACTATTACCGCCGCTGGTACCCGCTAACACCCGAGGCTCGGGCACGACGCGCGCTGAATCCCGGCAACGGAAAGGTCAGCCCGCTGTGCGCGGAGCCGCGGGTCAGCCTGGCCGTGCTGGAGGGGATGCTCGCGCCGAGCCGCGCCGACGGACGCCTCGACGTGCGGCTGCGCCACCGGCCGGTCGCGGCCACCGTCGACGATGACACCGTTACCAGCGTCACGCTCCATGACCTGGACGGCAACCGCACGCTCACTGTCACCGCCCCGTATGTTCTGGACGCCACCGAGACCGGAGAGCTGTTGCCTCTGACCGGCACGGAGTACATCACCGGTTTCGAGTCCCAGGACGACACCGGCGAGCCCAGTGCTCCCCGGGAGCGGCAACCGCTGAACATGCAGGCTGTGTCCTGGTGTTTCGCCGTGGATCACCGGCCGGGCGAAGACCACACGATCGACAAGCCCGACCAGTACGGCTTCTGGCGGGACTATCAGCCGCCGTATTGGCCGGATCGGATGTTCAGCATGGTGGCGCCGTCGCCGCAGACGCTGGAACCGGCGCCGCGTTATTTCCTTCCGCATGACGACGATCCGGCTCGTGGCGCCGACCGGGACCTGTGGGCGTTCCGGCGGATCCTCGCGCGGGACAACTTCGCGCCCGGTGCGTTTGCCAGCGACGTGGTGATCGTGAATTGGCCGATGATCGACTACCTGGAGGGGCCGTTGTTCGAGGTGGACGCCGACGAAGCGGCGAAGCACGCCGTCGGCGCCCGGCAGATGAGCCGGAGCTTCCTGTACTGGATGCAGACCGAGATGCCGACACCGGACGGCGGAACCGGCCTGCGCGGGTTGCGGTTGCGCGGCGACGTGTTCGGCACCACGCACGGGCTGGCGAAGGCCCCATACATCCGGGAGTCGCGGCGGATCGCCGCCGAGTACACGATCGTCGAACAGGACGTCTCGCTTGCGCTACGTGGACAGCAGGGCGCGAAGGCGTACCCGGACTCGGTCGGGATCGGTTCGTACCGCATCGACCTGCACCCGTCCACGGGCGGGGACAACTACATCGACGTCGGCTCGCTGCCGTTCCAGATCCCGCTGGGCGCTCTGCTGCCGGTCCGCACCCGCAACCTGCTCCCTGCGGCGAAGAACATCGGAACGACGCATATCACCAACGGCTGCTACCGGCTTCACCCGGTGGAATGGAACGTCGGCGAGTCGGCGGGTCTGCTGGCGGCGTACTGCCTCACCCACAAGGTCACCCCGCACCAGGTCCGCGCCGACGACATCCACCTCGCGGCGTATCAGAAGGCACTGACCGAGCACGGCGTCGAACTGGCCTGGCCGACGGTCTACGGCTATTGA
- the dhaL gene encoding dihydroxyacetone kinase subunit DhaL → MILDTATAIAWVSRAAELVRTDEPRLTRLDAEIGDGDHGANLTRGLLAAVVDIDEKTPDSAAKTLITAGRALISKTGGASGPLYGNGFRQFGKELRDEGDVTAVADALEAMLRGIEELGGALHGDKTMVDALAPAVAAFQEAARSTSDLHTAAVNATKAAEAGLAETIPMQARKGRASYLGKRSIGHEDPGAASTVLILRALAEVTAP, encoded by the coding sequence ATGATCCTCGACACAGCTACGGCCATCGCCTGGGTCAGCCGCGCCGCGGAATTGGTGCGCACCGACGAGCCACGCCTCACCCGGCTGGACGCCGAGATCGGCGATGGCGACCACGGCGCCAACTTGACGCGTGGCCTGCTCGCGGCCGTCGTTGACATCGACGAGAAGACGCCGGACAGCGCCGCAAAGACGCTGATCACCGCCGGGCGCGCGCTGATCTCCAAGACCGGCGGAGCGTCCGGGCCGTTGTACGGCAACGGGTTCCGGCAGTTCGGCAAAGAACTACGCGACGAGGGCGACGTCACCGCGGTAGCCGATGCGCTCGAAGCGATGCTCCGGGGCATCGAGGAACTCGGCGGAGCCTTACACGGCGACAAGACCATGGTGGACGCGCTGGCTCCCGCCGTCGCCGCGTTCCAGGAAGCAGCTCGCAGCACGTCCGACCTGCACACCGCCGCCGTCAATGCCACGAAGGCCGCCGAGGCCGGGCTGGCCGAGACAATACCGATGCAGGCCCGGAAAGGCCGCGCAAGCTATCTCGGCAAACGCAGTATCGGCCACGAGGATCCCGGGGCCGCCTCCACCGTTCTCATCCTGCGTGCATTAGCTGAGGTGACCGCGCCATGA
- the dhaK gene encoding dihydroxyacetone kinase subunit DhaK translates to MKKLINSPDTVIPDALRGVAAAHPGLAVDIENRIISRAERATSKVGLVSGGGSGHEPLHGGYVGHGMLDAAAPGEVYTSPVPDQIIAATQAADSGQGVLHIVKNYTGDVLNFRMAAELAEDEDIRVVSVVTNDDVAVEDSTFTAGRRGTGGTIVVEKVAGAAAEEGADLDTVAQLATEVNERSRSFGIALHAGTVPAAGKPGFDLAENEIELGVGIHGEPGRERGEIAPVRDLVAYALDAIHADRPISGDVLVIMNGHGGTPLIELYGAYAEADEWLNGHGITVARSLVGNYITSLDQAGFSITVTSLTDELARLWDAPVSTPALRWGM, encoded by the coding sequence ATGAAGAAGCTGATCAACTCCCCAGACACTGTCATCCCGGATGCGTTGCGTGGTGTGGCCGCTGCGCATCCCGGCCTCGCCGTCGACATCGAGAACCGCATCATTTCGCGCGCTGAGCGGGCCACGAGCAAGGTCGGGCTCGTCTCGGGCGGCGGTTCCGGTCACGAGCCCCTGCACGGCGGGTACGTCGGGCACGGCATGCTCGACGCCGCCGCCCCCGGCGAGGTCTACACCTCCCCGGTTCCAGACCAGATCATCGCCGCCACCCAGGCGGCCGACTCCGGCCAGGGTGTCCTGCACATCGTGAAGAACTACACCGGCGATGTCCTCAACTTCCGGATGGCGGCCGAGCTGGCCGAAGACGAGGACATCCGGGTCGTTTCGGTGGTCACCAACGACGACGTCGCGGTCGAGGACTCCACATTCACCGCCGGCCGACGCGGCACCGGCGGGACGATCGTCGTCGAGAAGGTCGCGGGAGCGGCCGCCGAAGAAGGCGCCGATCTCGACACGGTCGCCCAGCTGGCCACCGAGGTCAACGAACGCTCTCGTTCATTCGGTATCGCGTTGCACGCCGGCACGGTCCCGGCTGCCGGCAAGCCTGGTTTCGATCTCGCCGAGAACGAGATCGAGCTGGGAGTCGGTATCCACGGCGAACCCGGACGTGAACGCGGGGAGATCGCGCCCGTACGGGATCTGGTCGCCTACGCGCTGGACGCCATCCACGCCGACCGGCCGATCTCCGGCGATGTCCTGGTCATCATGAACGGCCACGGAGGCACACCACTCATCGAGCTGTACGGCGCATACGCAGAGGCGGACGAGTGGTTGAACGGTCACGGCATTACGGTCGCACGCAGCCTGGTCGGCAACTACATCACCAGCCTCGACCAAGCCGGTTTCTCGATCACCGTCACGTCGCTGACCGACGAGCTGGCCCGGCTATGGGACGCACCGGTCTCCACCCCCGCGCTGAGGTGGGGGATGTGA